One genomic segment of Paenibacillus sp. FSL H8-0332 includes these proteins:
- a CDS encoding pseudouridine synthase, whose product MRINKFISETGYCSRREADKLVEAGRVTINGEPAALGSQAEAGDIVLIDGQPLETGSRIVYIALHKPVGITSTTEAHIQGNIVDFIGHEERIFPIGRLDKDSEGLILLTNDGDIVNKILRAEGKHEKEYVVTVDRPVTPSFLTGMSTGVRILGSKTLPCEITRISERVFRMVLTEGKNRQIRRMCSAFGYEVRRLQRIRVMNIRLGEMKTGEWRELSREEKQELGAMLNYQLH is encoded by the coding sequence ATGAGAATCAATAAATTCATCAGCGAGACAGGATATTGTTCACGCCGTGAAGCAGACAAGCTGGTCGAGGCGGGGAGGGTCACCATCAACGGTGAGCCTGCTGCTCTGGGCAGCCAAGCCGAAGCCGGGGATATAGTGCTGATTGACGGCCAGCCGCTTGAGACGGGCAGCAGGATCGTTTATATCGCACTTCATAAGCCGGTGGGCATTACTTCTACCACAGAAGCGCATATTCAAGGCAATATTGTCGATTTCATAGGACACGAGGAGCGGATTTTCCCTATTGGCCGGCTTGATAAGGATTCAGAGGGATTGATTCTGCTGACGAACGACGGGGATATTGTTAATAAAATATTACGAGCGGAAGGCAAGCATGAGAAGGAATATGTGGTTACTGTAGATAGACCCGTTACGCCTTCTTTTCTGACAGGCATGTCTACCGGGGTAAGAATTCTGGGCAGCAAGACACTTCCCTGTGAGATTACGCGGATCAGTGAGCGGGTATTCCGTATGGTACTGACCGAGGGCAAGAACCGGCAAATCCGCCGCATGTGCAGTGCCTTCGGTTATGAAGTGCGGCGGCTGCAGCGCATCCGCGTAATGAATATCCGCCTTGGCGAGATGAAGACCGGAGAATGGCGGGAGCTGTCCCGGGAGGAGAAGCAAGAGCTGGGGGCTATGCTGAATTATCAGCTGCACTAA
- the motA gene encoding flagellar motor stator protein MotA, translating to MEISTILGLVFGLIAVIWGMILKHAPLASLNNPAAYVIIFLGTAASIFMAFPMSEVKNFPKLLKILFVKKKMVGKPELITMFMEWASITRREGLLALESNVDEIEDNFLRNGMRMIIDGNDQEFVRDVLMEDIHATEDRHKAGALIFSQAGMYAPTLGVLGAVIGLIAALGDMSNMDILAHAIAGAFIATLLGIFTGYVMWHPMANKLKRISKREIEVRLMMVEGLLSIQSGVSTIAINQKLSVFLTPTERAKLSEKEGASSEQKD from the coding sequence ATGGAAATTTCAACAATTCTAGGCCTGGTTTTTGGTCTGATCGCAGTAATCTGGGGGATGATACTCAAGCATGCTCCACTTGCAAGCTTGAACAACCCTGCTGCCTATGTCATTATTTTTCTTGGCACGGCTGCCTCTATCTTCATGGCCTTTCCGATGTCGGAAGTCAAGAATTTCCCTAAGCTGTTAAAGATTCTATTTGTGAAGAAAAAGATGGTCGGCAAGCCTGAACTGATTACAATGTTCATGGAATGGGCATCCATCACCCGCCGCGAAGGGCTCCTGGCGTTGGAATCCAATGTCGATGAAATTGAAGATAACTTCCTGAGAAACGGCATGCGGATGATTATTGACGGCAACGATCAGGAGTTCGTCCGTGATGTATTAATGGAAGATATACATGCTACTGAAGACAGACATAAAGCCGGGGCCTTGATTTTCTCCCAGGCCGGAATGTACGCACCTACACTAGGGGTACTCGGGGCTGTTATCGGGCTGATCGCCGCCTTGGGTGATATGAGCAACATGGACATCCTGGCCCACGCAATTGCCGGAGCGTTCATTGCGACCCTGCTCGGGATATTCACCGGTTATGTTATGTGGCATCCTATGGCCAACAAGCTGAAGCGGATATCCAAACGCGAGATTGAAGTCCGCCTGATGATGGTGGAGGGTCTGCTCTCCATTCAGTCCGGGGTGTCTACCATTGCCATTAACCAAAAGCTGTCTGTCTTCCTGACTCCGACCGAGCGTGCCAAGCTGAGCGAGAAGGAGGGGGCTTCCAGTGAGCAAAAAGACTAG
- the motB gene encoding flagellar motor protein MotB has translation MSKKTRHEEHEEHADESWLLPYSDLMTLLVALFLVMYAMSATDAVKFQQMAEAFNSALSGGGGVLEYRSDSPTSTQLDQGKQDKMNNVIAKNTGTSDLSKLRAKEQEDLEKLKKQFDQYIKNNGMTDLLSTKLNQSQLMITISDNALFASGQAMVKDESRQLAKSISSMLQQFPDYEVLVQGHTDNVPISNSTYSSNWDLSVDRALEFMKILLLNPNLDPTKFSPTGSGEYHPIATNATAAGRAKNRRVEVSILRKYKDAATETTDVTNVTAP, from the coding sequence GTGAGCAAAAAGACTAGGCATGAGGAACACGAAGAGCATGCCGATGAATCCTGGCTGCTTCCCTATTCCGATCTGATGACCCTGTTGGTTGCTCTGTTCCTTGTTATGTACGCCATGAGCGCTACGGACGCCGTAAAATTTCAACAAATGGCTGAAGCCTTCAATTCAGCCCTCAGCGGCGGCGGCGGTGTCCTGGAGTACAGGTCGGATTCCCCGACCAGCACCCAGCTTGACCAAGGCAAACAGGATAAAATGAACAATGTGATCGCCAAGAACACCGGAACATCCGATCTGTCCAAGCTCCGGGCCAAGGAGCAGGAGGATCTGGAGAAGCTGAAGAAGCAGTTCGACCAGTACATCAAGAACAACGGCATGACCGATCTGCTTAGCACGAAGCTGAATCAGTCCCAGCTGATGATCACGATTAGTGACAATGCCCTGTTCGCTTCGGGCCAGGCTATGGTGAAGGATGAATCCCGCCAGCTGGCCAAGTCGATCTCAAGCATGCTGCAGCAATTTCCGGATTATGAAGTACTGGTGCAGGGGCATACCGATAATGTTCCGATCTCCAACAGCACGTACTCCTCGAACTGGGATCTTAGCGTAGATCGCGCCCTTGAGTTCATGAAGATTCTGCTGTTGAATCCCAACCTGGACCCGACGAAGTTCAGCCCGACCGGCTCTGGCGAATACCACCCCATCGCTACGAATGCTACTGCTGCCGGACGGGCCAAGAACCGCCGGGTAGAAGTATCTATCCTTCGTAAATATAAGGATGCTGCTACAGAGACCACGGATGTAACTAATGTAACAGCTCCCTGA